One window of Neptuniibacter halophilus genomic DNA carries:
- a CDS encoding SDR family oxidoreductase — MQIKDSVFVITGGGRGLGRAMAENLAKLGGKLALIDLSQENLDEACAACAEHGSEARGYICNITDESAVESTFAQIKADFGQINGLVNNAGLMRDGMLIKVKDGELQAKMSLEQFQSVVDVNMTGTFLCGREAAAVMAVQGNGGVIVNISSVSRAGNMGQTNYSATKAAVATMVTSWAGELARHGIRVGGIAPGVIATEMTAQMKPEAIDRMISAVPLRRLGEVDEMAHTLQYIIENDFFTGRIIEMDGGLRI; from the coding sequence ATGCAGATTAAAGACAGTGTATTTGTCATCACCGGTGGTGGTCGCGGACTGGGTCGTGCCATGGCGGAAAACCTGGCGAAACTGGGCGGTAAACTGGCCCTGATCGACCTCAGTCAGGAGAACCTGGATGAAGCCTGCGCGGCCTGTGCCGAGCACGGCAGCGAAGCCCGTGGCTACATCTGCAACATCACCGATGAATCTGCAGTGGAATCAACCTTTGCTCAGATCAAAGCCGATTTCGGCCAGATCAACGGTCTGGTAAACAACGCCGGCCTGATGCGCGACGGTATGCTGATCAAAGTTAAAGACGGCGAGCTGCAGGCGAAAATGAGCCTTGAGCAGTTCCAGTCTGTAGTCGACGTCAACATGACCGGCACCTTCCTTTGTGGCCGTGAAGCGGCGGCCGTCATGGCGGTACAGGGCAACGGTGGTGTGATCGTGAACATCTCCTCCGTATCCCGCGCTGGCAATATGGGCCAGACCAACTACTCCGCCACCAAAGCGGCCGTAGCCACCATGGTTACAAGCTGGGCCGGCGAACTGGCACGTCACGGCATCCGCGTGGGTGGTATTGCACCGGGCGTTATCGCCACCGAGATGACTGCACAGATGAAACCGGAAGCGATCGATCGCATGATCTCTGCGGTACCCCTGCGCCGTCTGGGCGAAGTAGACGAAATGGCTCACACCCTGCAGTACATCATCGAAAACGACTTCTTTACCGGCCGCATCATCGAGATGGATGGCGGTCTGCGTATCTGA
- a CDS encoding HNH endonuclease translates to MQAVITENDESQWDDQTGSLYHFPKRYQKYLLPGTEVLYYKGKIKNLQYRDKRLDDAPHYFAKAVIGKVYPDRSSDKGDLFATIIDYAPFTVPIMAKTDGTYLETIPDNQKSNYWRNGVRPIDTTGFERILSQLEPNQVITVSELEETEHPLNDSGYQLESGSEGKPNQRFVTTYERNIKYRQQAIAIHGLTCAACNFNFKDFYGDYADGFIHIHHIVPVSTLDQPTLIDPETDLVPLCANCHAVVHRKQSQTLSIDELKGMIQHAKASSATT, encoded by the coding sequence GTGCAGGCAGTAATTACAGAGAATGACGAGTCTCAATGGGATGACCAAACCGGCTCCCTTTATCATTTCCCGAAGCGCTATCAAAAGTATCTATTGCCCGGTACTGAAGTGCTTTACTACAAGGGAAAAATCAAAAACCTTCAATACAGAGATAAGCGTTTAGACGACGCCCCCCATTACTTTGCTAAGGCTGTGATTGGCAAAGTCTATCCCGACAGAAGTAGTGACAAAGGTGACCTGTTCGCCACGATCATTGATTATGCACCATTTACGGTTCCAATCATGGCAAAAACTGATGGTACTTACCTTGAAACCATTCCGGACAATCAGAAGAGCAATTATTGGAGAAACGGTGTTCGACCGATAGACACAACCGGCTTTGAAAGAATCCTTTCTCAGCTAGAGCCCAATCAAGTAATCACTGTATCTGAGCTCGAGGAAACAGAACACCCACTCAATGACAGCGGCTATCAACTAGAGTCGGGCAGTGAGGGTAAACCCAATCAGCGTTTTGTCACCACCTACGAACGAAATATCAAATACAGGCAACAAGCGATTGCTATCCACGGCTTAACTTGCGCCGCATGCAACTTCAATTTCAAGGATTTCTATGGTGATTATGCGGATGGGTTTATACACATCCATCACATTGTCCCTGTTTCAACGCTAGATCAGCCGACCCTTATCGACCCTGAAACCGATCTAGTGCCTCTCTGTGCAAATTGCCACGCAGTTGTGCACAGAAAACAATCCCAAACCCTCTCTATCGATGAGCTTAAGGGAATGATTCAGCATGCCAAGGCTAGCTCTGCGACGACATAG
- a CDS encoding electron transfer flavoprotein-ubiquinone oxidoreductase — translation MTRESMEFDVVIVGAGPAGLSTACRLAQLAQEKEQELTVCVVEKGSEVGAHILSGAVIESRALDELFPDWKEKGAPLNTPVTEDEVFLLKDAESGRKIPNGLVPKTMHNNGNYIVSLGNVCRWLAEQAEELGVEIFPGFAAAEVLYNDDGSVKGIATGDMGVTAEGEQGPNYMPGMELHAKYTVFSEGCRGHLGKELIERFDLASDADAQHYGIGIKELWDIPAEQHKPGLVVHGSGWPLTGGTSGGFFLYHTDNNQVVVGLIIDLNYANPYISPFDEFQRLKHHPVLKQHLDGGTRVSYGARAITKGGFNSLPKMSFPGGLVVGCNAGTLNFSKIKGTHTAMKSGMLGAEAIFEALSSGCEGGKELSRYAELFENSWLHDELFRSRNFGPAMHKFGAIMGGAFNFIDQNIFGGKIPVTLHDDHEDYAQMQPASNFQPIDYPKPDGKLTFDKLSSVFLSNTNHEEDQPCHLQLQDASIPLAKNLPTYAEPAQRYCPAGVYEVVTDEENGGERFQINSQNCLHCKTCDIKDPAQNIRWVTPEGMGGPNYPNM, via the coding sequence GGGTGCTCATATTCTTTCCGGCGCGGTAATCGAGAGCCGCGCGCTGGATGAGCTGTTCCCGGACTGGAAAGAGAAAGGCGCACCGCTGAACACCCCGGTCACCGAAGATGAAGTCTTCCTGCTGAAAGATGCTGAAAGCGGCCGCAAGATCCCTAATGGTCTGGTGCCGAAAACCATGCACAACAACGGCAACTACATCGTCAGTCTGGGCAACGTCTGCCGCTGGCTGGCGGAACAGGCTGAAGAACTGGGTGTGGAGATCTTCCCCGGTTTTGCCGCTGCGGAAGTCCTCTATAACGACGATGGCAGCGTCAAAGGGATCGCCACCGGCGATATGGGCGTGACCGCCGAAGGCGAGCAGGGCCCGAACTACATGCCGGGCATGGAGCTGCACGCCAAATACACCGTCTTCTCCGAAGGCTGTCGCGGACATCTGGGTAAAGAGCTGATCGAGCGCTTTGATCTTGCCTCCGATGCGGATGCTCAGCACTACGGTATCGGTATCAAAGAGCTGTGGGATATCCCGGCTGAACAGCACAAACCCGGTCTGGTGGTTCACGGCTCCGGCTGGCCGCTGACGGGTGGTACCAGCGGCGGTTTCTTCCTCTACCACACCGACAACAATCAGGTGGTGGTGGGTTTGATAATCGACCTGAACTATGCGAATCCGTATATCAGCCCGTTCGATGAGTTCCAGCGCCTGAAGCATCATCCGGTGCTGAAGCAGCATCTGGACGGCGGCACCCGGGTCTCTTACGGTGCCCGTGCGATCACCAAAGGCGGCTTTAATTCCCTGCCGAAGATGAGCTTCCCGGGCGGTCTGGTCGTGGGCTGTAACGCCGGTACCCTGAACTTCTCCAAGATCAAAGGCACACACACTGCGATGAAATCCGGCATGCTCGGTGCCGAAGCGATCTTTGAAGCGCTCAGCTCAGGCTGTGAAGGCGGCAAAGAGCTGAGCCGTTATGCGGAACTGTTCGAAAACTCCTGGCTGCACGACGAGCTGTTCCGCTCGCGTAACTTTGGCCCGGCAATGCATAAATTCGGCGCGATCATGGGCGGTGCGTTCAACTTTATCGACCAGAATATCTTTGGCGGTAAGATCCCGGTAACTCTGCACGACGATCACGAAGACTACGCCCAGATGCAGCCGGCAAGCAACTTCCAGCCGATCGACTACCCGAAACCGGATGGCAAACTCACCTTCGACAAACTCTCCTCAGTGTTCCTGTCGAACACCAACCATGAGGAAGATCAGCCCTGCCACCTGCAACTGCAAGATGCCTCGATCCCGCTGGCGAAAAACCTGCCGACCTACGCAGAGCCTGCACAGCGCTACTGCCCGGCCGGTGTCTATGAAGTGGTTACCGATGAAGAGAACGGCGGCGAACGCTTCCAGATCAACAGCCAGAACTGCCTGCACTGCAAAACCTGCGACATCAAAGACCCGGCTCAGAACATCCGCTGGGTCACCCCCGAAGGCATGGGCGGCCCGAACTACCCGAATATGTAA